The DNA sequence ACCGGCCTCATCTCCAAGGTCCTGAGGTTCACGGCCAGGTAACGGCTCCGCGGGGCGGGGCGCCGGGCAGGATTCGGGCTGACCTGGGGTCAGAAGCAGCGTGGTCTGCGGCTCTTCCTGAGCCATCAGGCTCGGTCATGTGAATACTGAGCTTTAATTGAATTTGTGGGTTGGTGTTCCAAGGAGAGGTGAATGATTGTTCTTAACCATGGGTTAGATGagttattttactgtgtactgaaACTTGTGTGGCATTAGGTGTGACTCTGTTTGCTGGGGGGGCAAGGTCTACCCTGAATAAGGAACtgttgaaaattatttatgtGAATTTCAGATATATCTACAATACTCCTACTCATTAGTTGAATACTTCTTTAAATATGTGCCAAGATCATATCCTCATGGCAACTTGTAACTTTTTTGTTAGATATCATGCTTATCGTACCAAGGAACCAGGTTTTTTCCCTGTTAACACTCCCATGTTCCTTGTTTAAGGCTTTTATCGGGTACTGTCCACATTGTAACAAAAGGAACCTCAATCAGTTAAGTTGACCTCTTAGGAATGATAGCAGAAATGTAAAACCAGTTAGCTTCATTGGAAAAAAATTTCCTCCTTTGTCATAGATAAGCATTGTTGGGTATTTTGTCAAATGGTAAGCCCCTCTGTATGCTTTGCATTATGTATTGGCACTAAGCTTGTTAACCTGGTCTTGCAAAGATTAACAGAGGAGCAAAGGAAGATCAACCCTAAGGGGCATTATGCAGTTACAGTTTTGACGTGAAGACTGAAAAGTGATTGAGCTGAAATCATATCTTTATCCCAATATTTGTTAacctgcttttgtttatttaatgcatattatttaatttaattttttcaaatattgtgCTGCATTTACCCATATATCTCTCTAGAATATTAGAATCTTTGGGTAAATCTTCTATGTGCAGCCCGTGTTATCAATGTACACTTGACTTTATCGGGCACCTATTCAGGTTTAAAGTGTCATCTTTATTCCGAGTAATCCGATTTGAACTCTTGTTTTTGAAATATCTTGTCATTTAACTTAACTTACCTGACATGAAGAGAGCACTATTGAATGAAATACAATGAAGATACATAATTAAGCCTTGCTGCCAGCTGCCAGCTGCCAGTATTTTTCAGATAATTGACATCCTTGTTAATCACACTATATAAACAAGAATGAATGTGACAGCAATAGTCGGTTTAAGGAGTAAGTTTAAAATCTCACCCTCCCCATTCCAAGTGCATGAGCTGTTACTGGACTCTGTAATTCTTAAGAGGATAACAGTCCACCCCACCCGAATTCCACTGCTAGTCTCCTTATGTACAGGAAAACACATTCTGCTTCTGTTCATCTGGCATTTCTCTGACATATAGCTATTATTTCCAGTTTGCATGCTTTGAATGTTTCTCCTATTGACATTGGTCAATTTCAAAAGATGTAGTGTAAACTCTCAAGTGCAGTGTCTAATTATCTTAATATGTTTTAACATCTGTGAAGTGTTCTGTGATTGTATGTGATGCAAGGCTTTTAAAATgtctataaatatttatgtttaccCTACTGATAGATTAATAAACTCATCAGGATAAGATTCACCAAATGGTTTTAGGTTATATATTAAATACAACTTGTACATCTCGGTGTATGAGAAATTACACAAGTGTAATTTTGTGGTTGAATTTTTCTGCCCGATCCTGTTCCTTTGTACCAGTCTTGTACTAGTATTGTACAGGGCTTAAATGTTTGCTTAATTTATTGTTGTTATGGATGGAGCCTTTGCAGAATTTCTTGAAAATTGAAAAAGTAAATATAGTTATTGAATTATATATAAtcatataaaagaaaaaaatcaaagaatgATATACTAATGATGTGCGAACGGATAAGCCTCCTGGTATGTGTCGCTGACAGTATGTTCCCTGCAAGTGAGGAGGGTGTTGGGGAGACTCTCCCTCTAACGCTCGCCCTCCTCCTGTGTCCGCAGACGGAGCGAGCCGGCATCACGGCCCCACTCGTGGCACTCCACCAAACTCGGGGAGGGCCAGCCGGAGTCCAGCATGATGCAGATATCCCAGGGCACCATGGGTACTCCCTGGCACCAGACCTACCATTCCAGGTTAGCGGGTCCGCGGGTATGGGTGGCACCCTCTGTCTGAGGTCTGCTCCCAGAAGCACTACATCCAACAGGACACCTGGCTGTGAACCGAGCCACTGTCAGGAGCCCTGCTCTGTACGGGGCGGCCCCCAGAGTGAGCCACCGTCAGGAGCCCTGCTCTGTATGGGACAGCCCCCAGACCGAGCCACTGTTAGGAGCCCTGCTCTGTACGGGGCGGCCCCCAGACCGAGCCACCGTCAGGAGCCCTGCTCTGTACGGGGCGGCCCAGAGAACGAGCCACTGTCAGGAGCCCTGCTCTGTACGGGACGGCCCCCAGAGCAAGCCACTGTCAGGAGCCCTGCTCTGTACGGGGCGGCCCAGAGAGTGAGCCACCGTCAGGAGCCCTGCTCTGTACGGGGCGGCCCAGAGAGTGAGCCACTGTCAGGAGCCCTGCTCTGTACGGGGCGGCCCCCAGAGTGAGCCACCGTCAGGAGCCCTGCTCTGTACGGGGCGGCCCCCAGAGTGAGCCACCGTCAGGAGCCCTGCTCTGTACGGGGCGGCCCCCAGAGTGAGCCACCGTCAGGAGCCCTGCTCTGTACGGGACAGCCCAGAGAGCGAGCCGCTGTCAGGAGCCCTGCTCTGTACGGGACAGCCCAGAGAGCGAGCCACTGTCAGGAGCCCTGCTCTGTACGGGACGGCCCCCAGACCGAGCCACCGTCAGGAGCCCTGCTCTGTACGGGGCGGCCCCCAGAGCGAGCCACCGTCAGGAGCCCTGCTCTGTACGGGACGGCCCCCAGAGCGAGCCACTGTCAGGAGCCCTGCTCTGTACGGGACGGCCCCCAGAGTGAGCCGCTGTCAGGAGCCCTGCTCTGTACGGGGCGGCCCACAGAATGAAGGTCACAGCAAAATAAAACGCAGGAAATAGATTTAGGCTGTTAGTGCGATGTGTCTGAAGAGCAGTCCGCTGCCATTCTGTGCATGATACACAAAAACAGCCTCCTGTCCTGTCCCTAATCAGCCGGAATCCGCAcgctttttctttgtttgcagaACCCCCGTTTAAAACGGCTGACAACACCAGATATTTTTGGATGGTTATAtcctttattttgtcatttaatgaATACAATGAGCTTGTTTTTCAGCACCACGCCTAATATCTGCTGGGCCCTTTAGATCTCCGGACTATATTTACTCATTTCCTGAAGGCATAGCTGggtctacgtgtgtgtgggccctgcaGTGTCATGGGCTTTCCTGTCCCACGGTGTGTGGAgtgacacagggacacagctgAGCTCCCTTATCTGCCTGTTCCCCCCCGGCTCTGTTATATGAAGCGAGCAGAGTCCATAAAGAGCTGCTCGTTGCTCTGTTGAGCAGGAAGAAGTTATCTTGCCTGCCACGTATGCACATGGATACAGAGATTTCTTGAGGAAAGCTAAATGTGCAAAAGCCAATATTCGCAGAGACAATCCAGAGTTGGCTGGGTGTGTTGAGAACACTGCACCTCACCGGTCAAGTGTAAATCTGTGCTGTGGATTAGCATACCGTGACACTGGTCTCTAGACTCTGAAATTTACAGTTTTCTCAAGCACTTGCTAACAAGTAAATCTCAGTTTCTGAATAAGCACAGTTATTATCGTTATTAAAATCTCTTAAAATTACATGTCAAAACAGACTGATGTTTAGATGGGAATCAGTTCAGTGAAGTTACCCACAAGTATGATAATTTATGATGACCCGAGGCACTAAAGGTCACAGCATATTGAACTCCAAACtacattatcattattgtttaaAGTGCAGTGTGCAACACTCTGATCCATATGACATTCCCTAACCTTCAGTGTTATCCTTGTGTTCAGTGGGCTGTACTCAGTTGTACTGAGTGGCCTGAGCTCATTCGTgtagcattttgttttgttcaaactGTCGTGTGCCCTTTAATGGAGCCTAAACACAGTGAAGGGAGACTTGTGATAATGTTAGCCTACCTGCAGCTGAGATCACAGCCACCGCTGTAAAACGGAAAGCTTGTTAGAAGGTGTCTGTACATGTTGTTTATAGAGGGACATTCTGGTGACACTCATACTCCCCACAATACCCGGCGTCCATGTTGGGAAGGCCCCTTTACGTCAGTGACATGGCTTTATTTGTAGTCAGTTTGTCAACACAAGAGGCACTTTTCAGGCCGTTCCATGCTGTGGAAGAACTGTAATCGAGTTTGGCACGGATGGCCGAGCAATCCCATAAGAGAGCTAGCGCTGGCTGGAGCCGTGACATCATGTCCATTCTTCGCTGCTGAAATGCcagctgccccctccccctccccctccccccatgcaaTGGCACAATGGCAGCAGGCACAAGGGCCTGAGTATTGCATTTTCTGCCCCTAACAACTGATACAGGATCAGTCTACCCACCCTTTAGTCTGAAGCCAGCCATTATGCGAAGAAAGCTGACACTGAATCATTGCTCGGAGGCAGACAAGAGCTGCATTTAACTGAGGCAGAGagcatcttcctcttcctcactacCTAATTCTTCATCACTTTTTTTATCATGAGTTTTCCACCCAGTCAGCTCCCAAATGCTTTCGTGTTATTTTCATCTCCCGTTGGACACCAATTTTGTAATGAGCAATGCAATGCACAAGAAAACATCCTCACAGACTACAAGGAACTTTCTCTCCCTTCAAATACTGCACATTTATACAATTACATTAAAGAGACCGCCAAGGTCTGATCTTAGGTCCATTGGCCGTGTGATCGAGCTTGTAAAACTGACTGAATCACTATATAGCCTACTTTTCGCCATATCGGCAGCCTTTGAAAATGTACGTTTGATGGGGGAAACTGCATGGGGCAATAAAAGTTATTAATTCCAGTGAAAACAGTGCTGTCTTACATAAAGAGAAGTGATTTGATAGCCATTGAATGGCCGAACATGTGTATCAATGTGTATTTCTTTGATGCTACTCCAAGAGTCTAACAATTATTAATACCCCTTGAGTTTATGAGCATAAATACATAGAACAGTAAATACAGTCTGTATGAGGGTCTATAGAAGACACAGTATctgattgttctttttttgttttgttttgtgagtgGCAtacaaaagcatattttatcTACAAGACTAATTATTACTGCTTTTTACTtagatttgttcatttttgttttcttgagtGCAGATATAAGTTGTTACAGAAAGGGCTGTTTGCTATGACTGATTGTTAAGAACAAAAAGTGCTATAATGCATAATTTGTGCATTCTGTCAACTAAAATGATTTGGCTTCGTTCTTACCAGTCATTTAAATTTCTTCACTTCATTAGTGATGTCATATTCTGTTTTCACAATCCGTTTCTGATGAATGTTTTCGCCGTTTCCTGTGTGCCAGCGCCTCCACCACTGACCTCTCGAGCTACGACCCTGGATACCTGCGGAAGAGTCCGGATCAGTACAGCTCACGGGGCAGCATGGAGAGCCTGGACCACGGCCACCCGGCCTACAGCTCCTGCCAGCAGCTGTCCCCGTCCAAGTCCTCCGGCAGCATCGACCACCTGCACAGCAAGAGGGACTCGGCGTACAGCTCCTTCTCCACCAGCTCCAGCGTGCCGGACTGCCCCGCCGCGGCCGGCCTGCCCATGGGGAAGGAGCGCTCCTACTCCATGGACAGCATGCTGGCCCCTCAGCAGCGGGGCCCGGAGGGCCCGCGGCAGGCCGACATCCGCTACGTGCGCACCGTCTACGACGCCCAGCAGGGCATCTCCGAGGAGCACGAGGTCAGCGCGGCGGGCCTCCTGCGGGCCGGCGAGAGCCGGGCGCATCCCGAGGCCCACGGTGGCGGCGGCCATCGCAGcggcagcagtggcagcagcagcggcagcggcagcagcggTGGCGGGAATCCCGCGTCCAACCGCCACAGCGTGGGGCCCGTGTGGGGCGCCTCGCGCCAGCACAATTCCTACGAGAGCCTGAAGGGGGCGCCACCGCCGCCCCAGCGGAGCGACAGCTACGCTGCTATCAGGAACCACGAGAGGCCCAGCTCGTGGTCCAGCCTGGAGCAGGCCCGGGCCACGCGGAGCCTGTACAAGGGCTCCTGGCACCACTCCAGCGGCTCTGTGGCTGGGGGGAAGCCTCTGTTCGCCACCGAGGGGCAGCAGCTGCACACGCTGGAGGAGAAGAGCCCCGAAAGCAGCCCCACCACCAGACCCAGACAGGGCCTcccgcaggccccgcccacgggCCGCCTCATGCTGCCCACCGGTATTTATCACGTACCCCCACCGGAGCCCCACTTCGCCCAAGCACCCGCCTCCTGCCCCAACTCCAGCAGTGTGTACCCAGCGTTGGCTAAAGAGAGCAGGGGCAACTACCCTAGCGACCGGAGCACGGGGGTGGGCAGAGACAGTCCGGCGGTGGAGAACGGATACCAAAGCAGCACTTCCTCCTCCGCTGGCCAGCCCCCCTGCGTTCCCCAACCAAAATCTCCGtcccagcagacagacaggcagcaggAGGAGCCGCAGGCTGGCTGCAGCCTCTACAGGCCTCACTTTAAGCCTTGGGCAGAATCGCACAGCGTGTCCCACATGCAGGCCGAAGAGTGCGGCTTCAGGAGGGACCCCTACACCCCTGTTCAGCCGAGGGGAGAAAGGCAGAGGCATCTCCAGAGCCCCGAGAACATGGAGAGGTGCAGGCAGACGCGGAGCGAGGAGTCGATGGTGCCCGCTGAGCGGAGCGGTCACGCGGAGACCGCTCATTCGCTGAATAACGCTGCGTGTCCCGAGCGCCGGTCCAGCCTGGGAGGCCACAGAGACGCCGGCGCCCAGAACGCCCGCGGAAACGGCGGCAGCGCTCCTCCTGCCCAGCTGAGTGAGCATGGGAGCCGGGCCGCGCCGAATCACCACggcaaccccgcccccctgcagcaggagcaccCTCTGACCCGGCTGGAGAACGCGCTGGCGGAGGTGCAGAAGGCCGCGGGCCCGGAGCGGAGGGCCAGCCAGTGCAGCTCCCAGGGGGGCCCGAGGGAGGAGGCGCCCCCGGGCCGCGTCTCCGTGCTGGAGAAGGTGAGCCGCTTcgagcagcagcacaggcagggGAAACTGCGCTGCCAGAGCGCCGGCCACGTGGACTGCGCCCCCCAGCTGAGCCTGGAGCCCAGGGCCAAGAGCTCCAAAGTGCCGCCCCACCTGCGCACGCAGAGCTACAGCGCCGTGCCCGAGGACTGCGGCCAGCTGCCGTCCATGGAGAGGCGGCGGAGCACGGAGCACCACCTGCCCCGGAGCTCCCGGGGCGCGGACAGGGCCCTGCAGAGGAGCAAGAGCACCTTCCACCTGGCCGAGGACGACGAGAGGAAGGACTTCCCCTGGAGGGAAGGCCTGCAGGACATCCTGGGCACCATCCAGGACACGTCCTTCAACACGGCCTACAGGGACAGCATCAAGGGCGCTCAGTCCAAGGTGCTTCGCTCAACGTCCTTCCGACGGAAAGACTTGAGCGTGGAGCAGCACACTCCCAGCAAGCACCTGTCCCTTGAGAGGAAGGGCCCCAAGACTTTGCCCAAACCGCACACCCCAAAGGAGAGGCACGTCGTGACCCCGGAGCTCGATGGAATGGCCCCTCCGGCGCTGCCCAGCGTCCCGCCGGTCGGCCCCCCCGCCGTCCGGATCGGGGGGCGCAAACGTCTGACCCTGGAGCAGAAGAAGCGCTGTTACTCGGAGCCGGAGAAGATGAATGAGGTGGGCGTGTCAGAAGGTGACAGCTGCTTGAGCCCCTATGGAAAGGGCCCAGACCAGCTCCACCTCCCTGAGACCAGCGTGGCCAACAGACGCAGGCTCTTTGAACTGGCAGCCCACAGAAGTGCTGGCCCTGGCCCCAACCCCGGCCCTGGCCCCCGCCctggccccggccccgccctggcctcttcctcctcccgtTCAGACTTGAAGCAGCTCCAGCAGGACGCCTTGGCCGAGTACATGGAGCGGAAAACGGGCCGTCGGATGGCCAGGAGCCAGCGCCCTCAGAGTGCCTACCTGCAGCCCCTCTCCTACTCCTCCGACTCCCAGAGCCTGTCCTCCACCTCCAGCCTGGTCTCCCTGCAGGAGCCGGAGCTCCAGGAGGCTTCATGCTCCAGCGGCCATCACAAGGGGAGCCGGGTGTCCTCCACTCTGCCCCCCGGGGTGCAGGGCTTCTTATACCCCAGCGGGAACCCCGCGCGGCCTCCGTCCTCCACCGAGTCcacctcgtcctcctcctccgcccacAAGCCTCGGGGAAGGCCACAGAGATTCTTCAGCCTGGAGCAGGAGCTAGATAGACCTGCCCTGGTCACCCACGCCCAACCTCCACAGGGCCTCTGGTTCTCTCAGCACTGCGACACGGCCTTCGAGAGGGCTGCCCCAGCACGGAACTCTGGGAAATCTGCCTCGGCGGAGGACTTGCTGGATCGCTCTGAGGAGATCGCAGTTCCTCAGCACTTCAGATCTCGATCCTCGCCATCTGTTGAGAAGCTCAATCAGGTATGGAATTCCCCACTTCCACCTCATgagaaatcagaaaaatatatttgtaagaATCTTTTGCCCCTCAGTTGTAAATCATGGTCCCCCACACAAGTCACTTgtgacataaaaacacaaatggtGGCAAATGGTTCGTTCTCAGGAAAAATTGCTTGCCACAAAACTGCTATTGCtagatttttccagttttcccattACAAGCTTTTACATTTCGATGTTTCTGCTGAAACAATCTTTGAACACAAAGAAAgagtaattaatatttttggcCTCACATATAAACAGCCACAGATCACGTGGCCATGTGTTTAATAACCAAAAAAGGAacactgcagtttgtttttaaaaatatatattaaataagtacttttatttgtgtaaagcaaaacatataaaaatgtttctgcTTTACCCTCTGGCTTGACTGCAAGCCTGCATATAGACTCAACATTAGTGTTTGCATTCTGAGAATCCCATGGGCCCCTGTGGTCAGCCATGGTCAGAGATCTCTCTCCACATTACACCACACCCAACTTCCGTCTGCCCACTGGATGATTAGGTCTCTCCACCCTGTCCACTCCATGACCCGCACAAGTCCCAGCTTCTGCTGTCTTCGTTTCCAACCAGGAAATGCGGCGGCATTTATCTATCGGTCCTGGATTATCTTGTGGCCTTTGGATCcatgttattgttgtttttgatgCTTTTTGGCAAGTGCAAAAGTGGCTTGTTTGTTTAAcgaagggatttttttttgttattcagtggGCAATGCATCACTACATGAGAAAGGGACATTTTGTCCATGTGTGAATGAGCTAATagctgtgaaagtgtgtgtcCACTCTCTCTGTGCCATGATGTGAATTACCTCGTCCAGATTCTCTGGAGACCCGTATCGGAgttttttattggctgtaaGTGCGTGACTGTGGTGAAGAGACAGATGGCGGACGAGCATCGCTCTCCCCTTAGCCAGCCGCTCCACAGGAAATGCTCAGAACTGGACGCTTCCTGCGTGGTGCCACGGAGCTGGCCGTGGAAGTGGAGCTCTGCGAGATGCCAGCCCTGATAAGGCTCATTTCTGGAGGGAAGGGTGGGAGGAGATAACTCATAACTCATGTCTTTGGAAGCTTGGCAGTTTAGCCAGGAAATGCTTTTAGGGGGATAAGAAAGTGGTTTATCTCAAGGAGCAATTTGTCCTCTTCATCTAAACACAGCTACGTACACAGCGCCATCACTGTTCCTCTATTCAGGACTCCTAGATAAGCATATGTGCTTCTACATTTcaaaatgctctctctctgtgttaaATTCTCATCTCATTTGTTTGCCTTGAGGTTTATTCAATGCGCAGAGATGATCCAGTTGAATAAGAATATTGCTAACATTGTTGTCATTTCCAAAGGAAGCCACTCAATATTCGACTGTCTCTTGTGTTATTTTCTCCCAGAAAACGATGCACTGACTCTGATAGCAGTGTCGCATAACATAACGCGTAATAACTCAGTATCCCATGATTCTTATGCAATATAGCATTAAAATAAGCTGATAATATCTCAATAAAGATTTATGTGGGCCATTGAGAACGCAACACCTTGGCCGTGAGAGTTGTCTTAACACAGGCTGTAACCGGCTGATTCAGCAtcattgtgattggctgtctcgCTGAATAAATGGCAGAGTAAAACTGGGCTTAGGCTTCTCTCCTCATAGAATGTGTTTTATGGCTTCAGATCAAACCATTCCTCCACCTTTAATGGGGGGTATTGATTTACAGTGGCAACAGTTCAAGTAATAACGCATAAAAAATAAGTATGCCAAAGATTGCAATTGAAAATCCCCTGCAATGGTTCGCCTCACACGGTGGAAAGGATGAGTAATTATTAACTAGTGAGCTTGGATTTATTTCCTTCATATGTCTTCGGTGTGTTTAAGTTGGACCTTGTTTTCAGGATGTAATGACAGGAGACTACAGACTGCACACAATGTTTTCCAAGGGGCCTGCGCCGTCCATCCCCACTGAAagcaggtatgtgtgtttgtgtgtgtgtgtgtgtgtgtgtttgtgtgtgtgtgtgtgtgttgtataccTCCCTATTAAATTCAGAGAAATGGATGGTCGGACATTCCAAAGTATGGCATTCCAACCAACTAGGCTGACCATATAAGGTTCTGTTTGATTATGATTGGTAGGTCCAGTTTTACACTTTTTATAGTGGGGTTTATGTTTCCCATGGTGCACTTTAAGGCAGTGTCATGGCTTGTATACAGCTTTCTTTTgagctaaattaattttaaaagtgatggaagaaatggaagaaaataacattttaaaagttctcATTGAAAGTTGTAGCATTGCAGACATTGATTCAGCTTTCCAGTTTGATAACCATACAGTTTTATTTTGAGACTTGGATTGGgatttaaaaagcatatttttaaaggAGCATTCCAGTAATCCTTGCCTAAAATGGTAAACATTCTTCATTAGTACAGTTCTTTGGGCTATATTAAACAAACTGTTCCTTTTGCAATAAAGTGAATCCCTGGAGTTAAGAAGTAATAAAAAGGGACAAATTCTGAAAATCTTAGGGAAGGgaaggaggatgag is a window from the Anguilla anguilla isolate fAngAng1 chromosome 14, fAngAng1.pri, whole genome shotgun sequence genome containing:
- the shroom3 gene encoding protein Shroom3 isoform X3, coding for MERNCSSFSTVLHRGRLIYVEARLQGGAPWGFTLKGGLEHGETLIISKVEEGGKADLLEHPLQVGDQVVNINEVELSGSRQEAISLVKGSYKTLRLTVCRRSEPASRPHSWHSTKLGEGQPESSMMQISQGTMGTPWHQTYHSSASTTDLSSYDPGYLRKSPDQYSSRGSMESLDHGHPAYSSCQQLSPSKSSGSIDHLHSKRDSAYSSFSTSSSVPDCPAAAGLPMGKERSYSMDSMLAPQQRGPEGPRQADIRYVRTVYDAQQGISEEHEVSAAGLLRAGESRAHPEAHGGGGHRSGSSGSSSGSGSSGGGNPASNRHSVGPVWGASRQHNSYESLKGAPPPPQRSDSYAAIRNHERPSSWSSLEQARATRSLYKGSWHHSSGSVAGGKPLFATEGQQLHTLEEKSPESSPTTRPRQGLPQAPPTGRLMLPTGIYHVPPPEPHFAQAPASCPNSSSVYPALAKESRGNYPSDRSTGVGRDSPAVENGYQSSTSSSAGQPPCVPQPKSPSQQTDRQQEEPQAGCSLYRPHFKPWAESHSVSHMQAEECGFRRDPYTPVQPRGERQRHLQSPENMERCRQTRSEESMVPAERSGHAETAHSLNNAACPERRSSLGGHRDAGAQNARGNGGSAPPAQLSEHGSRAAPNHHGNPAPLQQEHPLTRLENALAEVQKAAGPERRASQCSSQGGPREEAPPGRVSVLEKVSRFEQQHRQGKLRCQSAGHVDCAPQLSLEPRAKSSKVPPHLRTQSYSAVPEDCGQLPSMERRRSTEHHLPRSSRGADRALQRSKSTFHLAEDDERKDFPWREGLQDILGTIQDTSFNTAYRDSIKGAQSKVLRSTSFRRKDLSVEQHTPSKHLSLERKGPKTLPKPHTPKERHVVTPELDGMAPPALPSVPPVGPPAVRIGGRKRLTLEQKKRCYSEPEKMNEVGVSEGDSCLSPYGKGPDQLHLPETSVANRRRLFELAAHRSAGPGPNPGPGPRPGPGPALASSSSRSDLKQLQQDALAEYMERKTGRRMARSQRPQSAYLQPLSYSSDSQSLSSTSSLVSLQEPELQEASCSSGHHKGSRVSSTLPPGVQGFLYPSGNPARPPSSTESTSSSSSAHKPRGRPQRFFSLEQELDRPALVTHAQPPQGLWFSQHCDTAFERAAPARNSGKSASAEDLLDRSEEIAVPQHFRSRSSPSVEKLNQDVMTGDYRLHTMFSKGPAPSIPTESRPVESAAPSLRVERYLSNLGPTQLKTPVTRREKQRLSERQRAHSMSGLAASVGLPCPFSSPGHPDSRSSDMLCPASLEVLTQSLLPAAGPADSPRAQTRQGPPGAARKSSSDSGTSEETLKDVPREEHGAQAPPALRAARSPSSGGDQKSPPAFHQDPPSAAPHSCWSPGESPVSAPATPLPFLRISESSIHFTSSSSQPLEDEVFLQEPALPPPPPPSSPPPPLPVWEADNAEDFPPPPPPPLLLPPITAEQQDYVEMPQSPRPEHLLSTYAQDHSPVNRGTVSPLHSPPPVTSDLLPTAAVFGLGTEAKTPSPVGVSETEATREAQESLELEYPVLSRRERSAEELRAEALARELVSRDKSLTPILDTWAVQKAMELMEDVFPAIVLPRQRRRSSSRLEDSRRQGRVLAAEERPLQREDGPQAEMETDLDEVEVDLDQKKVELVKALSQSVAVLRGEREGLAEEQKRFSALSARVEALVQELCKANEYDKYRMFIGDLEKMVNLLLSLCGQLARVENALTALEGEETEDGAEERETLQNRRRKLCGQHEDARELKENLDRRERLVLDILGGYLTAPQLREYRRFVLVKPALMIRQRHLDELIRQGEEQLHRLGEDLHPEGQAQVASPAPCPSPPPPRSPAVTSL
- the shroom3 gene encoding protein Shroom3 isoform X4, with amino-acid sequence MLQERVLTDCVQRVNRNTCEVMEESAELSDVVDRESCLDPCCSEPDAPPSLSPPYSHGHPRESRGCPGGVKLRIKTRRSEPASRPHSWHSTKLGEGQPESSMMQISQGTMGTPWHQTYHSSASTTDLSSYDPGYLRKSPDQYSSRGSMESLDHGHPAYSSCQQLSPSKSSGSIDHLHSKRDSAYSSFSTSSSVPDCPAAAGLPMGKERSYSMDSMLAPQQRGPEGPRQADIRYVRTVYDAQQGISEEHEVSAAGLLRAGESRAHPEAHGGGGHRSGSSGSSSGSGSSGGGNPASNRHSVGPVWGASRQHNSYESLKGAPPPPQRSDSYAAIRNHERPSSWSSLEQARATRSLYKGSWHHSSGSVAGGKPLFATEGQQLHTLEEKSPESSPTTRPRQGLPQAPPTGRLMLPTGIYHVPPPEPHFAQAPASCPNSSSVYPALAKESRGNYPSDRSTGVGRDSPAVENGYQSSTSSSAGQPPCVPQPKSPSQQTDRQQEEPQAGCSLYRPHFKPWAESHSVSHMQAEECGFRRDPYTPVQPRGERQRHLQSPENMERCRQTRSEESMVPAERSGHAETAHSLNNAACPERRSSLGGHRDAGAQNARGNGGSAPPAQLSEHGSRAAPNHHGNPAPLQQEHPLTRLENALAEVQKAAGPERRASQCSSQGGPREEAPPGRVSVLEKVSRFEQQHRQGKLRCQSAGHVDCAPQLSLEPRAKSSKVPPHLRTQSYSAVPEDCGQLPSMERRRSTEHHLPRSSRGADRALQRSKSTFHLAEDDERKDFPWREGLQDILGTIQDTSFNTAYRDSIKGAQSKVLRSTSFRRKDLSVEQHTPSKHLSLERKGPKTLPKPHTPKERHVVTPELDGMAPPALPSVPPVGPPAVRIGGRKRLTLEQKKRCYSEPEKMNEVGVSEGDSCLSPYGKGPDQLHLPETSVANRRRLFELAAHRSAGPGPNPGPGPRPGPGPALASSSSRSDLKQLQQDALAEYMERKTGRRMARSQRPQSAYLQPLSYSSDSQSLSSTSSLVSLQEPELQEASCSSGHHKGSRVSSTLPPGVQGFLYPSGNPARPPSSTESTSSSSSAHKPRGRPQRFFSLEQELDRPALVTHAQPPQGLWFSQHCDTAFERAAPARNSGKSASAEDLLDRSEEIAVPQHFRSRSSPSVEKLNQDVMTGDYRLHTMFSKGPAPSIPTESRPVESAAPSLRVERYLSNLGPTQLKTPVTRREKQRLSERQRAHSMSGLAASVGLPCPFSSPGHPDSRSSDMLCPASLEVLTQSLLPAAGPADSPRAQTRQGPPGAARKSSSDSGTSEETLKDVPREEHGAQAPPALRAARSPSSGGDQKSPPAFHQDPPSAAPHSCWSPGESPVSAPATPLPFLRISESSIHFTSSSSQPLEDEVFLQEPALPPPPPPSSPPPPLPVWEADNAEDFPPPPPPPLLLPPITAEQQDYVEMPQSPRPEHLLSTYAQDHSPVNRGTVSPLHSPPPVTSDLLPTAAVFGLGTEAKTPSPVGVSETEATREAQESLELEYPVLSRRERSAEELRAEALARELVSRDKSLTPILDTWAVQKAMELMEDVFPAIVLPRQRRRSSSRLEDSRRQGRVLAAEERPLQREDGPQAEMETDLDEVEVDLDQKKVELVKALSQSVAVLRGEREGLAEEQKRFSALSARVEALVQELCKANEYDKYRMFIGDLEKMVNLLLSLCGQLARVENALTALEGEETEDGAEERETLQNRRRKLCGQHEDARELKENLDRRERLVLDILGGYLTAPQLREYRRFVLVKPALMIRQRHLDELIRQGEEQLHRLGEDLHPEGQAQVASPAPCPSPPPPRSPAVTSL